One genomic segment of Candidatus Amarolinea dominans includes these proteins:
- a CDS encoding glycoside hydrolase family 3 C-terminal domain-containing protein, whose translation MWALSCWQRRPHAEGVGDRADLRLSEADAGLIERVRGQSRKLVVILLSGRPLVITEHLAASDAFVAAWLPGTEGQGMADVLWRFPLRGQDAVLLAAATSKSPSISPTCQPPAALRRSSPLTTVWMPALAASHLAGVPDAH comes from the coding sequence ATGTGGGCATTGTCGTGCTGGCAGAGGCGCCCTCATGCCGAAGGTGTGGGCGACCGCGCCGACCTCAGGCTGAGCGAGGCCGACGCAGGGCTGATCGAGCGGGTGCGCGGTCAGAGCCGCAAGCTGGTGGTCATCCTTCTCTCAGGGCGACCGCTGGTGATTACCGAACACCTGGCGGCCAGCGATGCCTTTGTAGCCGCGTGGCTGCCCGGTACTGAAGGCCAGGGCATGGCCGACGTGCTTTGGCGATTTCCCCTTCGAGGGCAAGACGCCGTTCTCCTGGCCGCAGCAACGAGCAAATCCCCTTCGATTTCGCCAACCTGCCAGCCGCCGGCTGCGCTGCGCCGCTCTTCCCCTTTGACTACGGTCTGGATGCCAGCGCTGGCGGCCTCTCATCTTGCCGGAGTGCCCGACGCCCACTAA